In Pseudomonas abieticivorans, the genomic window TGAAAAGCATCTGCACCATGCCCGCCTGCGGTTTGCTGAAGCCTTGCTCCAGCAGCAGCGAAGGCAGCCAGTTGAGCAGCATGTACATCACGGTCAGGGTGAAGAAATAGCTCAGCCACAGGGCCAGCGTAATGCGCGCACGGCCTTCGCCGAACAGTGCCTGGCCGGTTGACACCCGCGCGGCGCTGCTTTGTTGGCGGAAGGCGCTGGATTCGGGCAGCAACCAGGCCATCAACGGCACCACCAGCAGCGGCGCCAGGCCGCCGAACAGGAAGGTGGCCTGCCAGTGTTCGGTGTACAGCATGGCCACCACGGCGGCCAGTGCGCCGCCCAGCGGTACACCCGAATACATGATGCTGATGGCGGTGCCACGGCGTTGTTCGCCCACCGCTTCCGCGCACAGGGCGATCAGGTTGGGCAGGGCGGCGCCCAGGCCCAGGCCGGTCATGAAGCGCACCAACAGCAGCGTGGTGTACTGCTCGACATAGGCGGTGCTCAGGGAGAACAGGCCGAACAGCAGCACGGCGGCGATGAGGATTTTCTTGCGGCCGATGCGATCGGCCACCCAGCCGCCGAAAAAGGCCCCGGGCAACAAGCCGATGATCCCGGCGCTGAACACCCAGCCCATCATGCGCGGGTCCAGCGCAAAGGTCTGGCGCAAGCCGGCTGCGGCGGTGCCGGCGGACTGCAGGTCAAACCCTTCGATCAGGGCAACGATAAAACACAGGGCGATGGTCAGCGTCGAACGACGCGATGGACTGTCCATGGAGCAACCTCGTTATTGTTTTTGTGGGTGTGCCGGTATCCGGCGACCTGTGGTCAGGCCTTGGATTAAGATTAACAAGAATAACTAAAAAATGAAGAGGCTTTGTAGATCGCCTTTTTTAGCCATTAATCTGTTTTAAATCAATTAGATGTTGATGCGTCATGGATGAACTCAATAAATAGTTAATAATATTAATGTTCGATTATCGGTCACTATGGATTGACGAACCCCTTCGCCTGTTTCCATTCTCAGCGCTGTGACCCGGTCGCGCAGCGGCTGGGCTCAATCAAAAAACAACAACAATAAGTGGGCTTCGAGCATGCAGAACCTTCCTGATGGCGCCTTCGCGGCGAAGTCGGCAGTACCCCGGTGCGTGAGCAAACCTGGGCTTTCCCTGGCAATGATGGGCCTGAGCCTATGTGCCACGGACCTGATGGCCGAGGGCTTCGTGGATGACAGTCACGCCACCCTGAGCCTGCGCAATTACTACCTGGACCGCGACTACAAGGACGACGGCGCCAAGACCGCCGCACGAGAGTGGGCGCAGGGTTTTATCCTCAACATGGAGTCGGGCTACACCACCGGCACGGTCGGTTTTGGCTTGGACGTGCGGGGCTTGCTGGGGGTCAAGCTGGACTCGGCGCCCGACCGCAGCGGCACCGAATTGCTGCCGGTGTCGAGCAGTGACAAGCGCGCCGCCGATGATTACTCGCGCCTGGCGCCTACCGCCAAGATGCGCTTGAGCCAGACCACGGTGAAGACCGGGGATGTCTCGATCTTTTTGCCATTCGCCTTCGCCAGCCCCTCGCGGTTGTTGCCGCAGACCTTTCGCGGCACCACCGTCAGCTCCAAGGAAATCGATGGCCTGACGATCAACACCGGTTACATCGACCGCATCAACAAACGTGATTCCACCAGCTACCAGGCGATGGCGATCGCCTCGCCCAACGGCCGTTTCAAGGGCGCGGCGACCACCTCGCACATGGCCTATGCAGGCGGCGATTACCAAGTCACCAAGGACCTCAGCCTGCGCGCCTACCATGCCGAGGTGGCCGACCTGTACCAGCAGGATACCTTGGCGCTGCTGCACAAAATGCCGCTGGGTGACGGCGCGCTAACCACCGACCTGCGCAGTTTTTTCAGCCGCGAAGATGGCAGCGCCAAGGGCGGCAAGGTGGACAACCAGAACCTCTCGGGGCTACTGGGGTATCGCCTGGGCGGGCAGACGTTCAGCGTTGGCTACATGCATTCGAGCGGCGACACCGCCACGCCTTACCTGTCGGGCACCGAGTTGATGGGCATGAGCGAGCTGACCATGAGCTCGGACTTTCTCAACGCCAAGGAGCACACCTGGCAGGCGATCTATGACTACGATTTTGCCGCCGTCGGGCTGATGGGGCTCAAGAGCCGCTTGCGCTACGTGCGTGGCGACAACATCGACCTGGCGGCCTTGGGCGCGGACGATCGCAAGGAGCGCGAGTTCCAGATGGAGCTCAGCTACGTGATCCAAAGCGGGCCGCTGAAGAACCTGGGGTTCCTGGCGCGAAAATCCATCTACCGCAATGACTTCCCGGCCGGGGCGGCGTTTCGCGACGAGAACCAGACACGGTTTTTGGTGCTGTACACCTTGCCAATCTGGTAGAACGGCGGTGTTTTCTTAGCGGATGAAATCCGCCCCTACGGGAGCGGGCTCATTCCTGATACACCTTCTTCAACAACCGCAGCAGCTCTTCACGCTCTTGGGTGTCGAGGGCTGCCGTGGCGTCCAGGTCGCTTTGCGCGGCAATCTGCTTGAGCTCCTTGAGCAGGGTTTCCCCAGGTTTGCTCAAAAAAATCCCATAGGAACGTTTGTCGGGCTTGCAGCGTACTCGCACGGCCAGCGCGCGCTCTTCCAGCTTGTTGAGCAGCGGCACCACTTGGGGCGGCTCGATGGCCAGGGCGCGGGCAAGGTCGGCCTGCATCAGCCCGGGGTTCTGGTCGATGATCGCCAGGGCCGAGAACTGCGCTGGGCGCAGGTCGTGAGCCGAGAGCCGGCCAATCAGGTTTTGGAACAGCTTGAGCTGGGCGCGGCGCATGGCGTAGCCGATCAACTCGTCCAGGGCGGCGTCCAAGGGGGGAGCGGCGTCGGCAAGGGGGGCAGGCTTGGCCATCGGGCGTAAACATCCTCAAGGTTATTAACAAGGCTATCCAGTTTGCCGGGGTTGGCCGGCGATAGCTATCGACAGGTTCTCATCCTGCCTGAAAGCCGCTGGGCCGGGCAGGAAAAATATTTGGTTAATTTTATTAATGGTTAATTGACATAACTAATTTTGCCGGTTAATTTTTGCTCATCGACAAGCCAAGAACAAGAGAGCAATCACCATGAGCAATTACGAAGGCCGCTGGAAAACCGTCAAGGTCGAAATCGAAGAAGGCATTGCCTGGGTGATCCTCAATCGTCCGGAAAAGCGCAACGCCATGAGCCCCACCCTCAATCGCGAAATGGTCGATGTGCTCGAAACCCTGGAGCAGGACCCGGCTGCCGGCGTGCTGGTGCTGACCGGTGCCGGTGAAGCCTGGACCGCAGGCATGGACCTGAAGGAATACTTTCGCGAAGTGGACGCAGGCCCGGAAATCCTCCAGGAAAAAATCCGTCGCGAAGCCTCCCAGTGGCAGTGGAAACTGCTGCGCATGTACGCCAAGCCAACCATCGCCATGGTCAACGGCTGGTGCTTTGGTGGTGGCTTCAGCCCGCTGGTGGCCTGCGACCTGGCGATCTGCGCCGACGAGGCAACCTTCGGCCTGTCGGAAATCAACTGGGGCATCCCGCCGGGCAACCTGGTGAGCAAGGCCATGGCCGACACCGTGGGCCACCGCCAGTCGCTGTACTACATCATGACCGGCAAGACCTTCGGCGGGCAGAAGGCCGCGCAGATGGGCTTGGTGAACGAAAGCGTGCCGCTGTCGCAACTGCGTGAAGTGACCGTGGAGCTGGCCCGCAACCTGCTGGAGAAAAACCCGGTGGTGCTGCGTGCCGCCAAACATGGTTTCAAGCGCTGCCGCGAATTGACCTGGGAGCAGAACGAGGATTACCTGTACGCCAAGCTCGACCAGTCGCGCCTGCTCGACACCGAAGGCGGCCGCGAGCAGGGCATGAAGCAGTTTCTGGACGACAAGAGCATCAAGCCCGGCCTGCAATCTTACAAACGCTGATAGCTGCTCTTGCAGGCGCAAGGCTTGCCCGCGATGGGGCCCTCGGGTACGCCATCGCCAGCAAGCCGTGCTCCTAAAAAGAATATCTGCGTCAGAGCACCATTCCCGACAACTAAAAGAACGAGGAAGGCTCCATGTTTGACGTCTCTTTACTGATCGGCGGCCAATCGCGAGCCGCCGCAAACGGGCGTACGTTCGAGCGCCGTCACCCGGTTACCGGCCAGGTGGTTTCGCGGGTGGCCGCGGCCACGCTGGAAGACGCCGATGCCGCCGTGGCCGCCGCCCAAGCCGCTTTTCCGGCCTGGGCCGCGCTGTCCCCCAACGAGCGCCGTACCCGCTTGTTGAAAGCCGCCGAGCAATTGCAGGCCCGTGCTGGTGAGTTTATCGCGGCCGCCGGCGAGACCGGTGCCATGGCCAACTGGTATGGCTTCAACGTGCACCTGGCAGCCAACATGCTGCGCGAAGCGGCGTCGATGACCACCCAGATCAACGGCGAAGTCATCCCCTCCGACGTGCCCGGCAACTTCGCCATGGCCTTGCGCCA contains:
- the mhpT gene encoding 3-(3-hydroxy-phenyl)propionate transporter MhpT, encoding MDSPSRRSTLTIALCFIVALIEGFDLQSAGTAAAGLRQTFALDPRMMGWVFSAGIIGLLPGAFFGGWVADRIGRKKILIAAVLLFGLFSLSTAYVEQYTTLLLVRFMTGLGLGAALPNLIALCAEAVGEQRRGTAISIMYSGVPLGGALAAVVAMLYTEHWQATFLFGGLAPLLVVPLMAWLLPESSAFRQQSSAARVSTGQALFGEGRARITLALWLSYFFTLTVMYMLLNWLPSLLLEQGFSKPQAGMVQMLFNIGGTLGSLLGGVLLDRCNTLKVVLCVYAGLLAALAGVGLSVGIVPMAAAGFAAGLFVMAAQLVLYALAPPRYPTSVRATGVGAAVAIGRLGSVAGPLAAGQILAAGAGTTGVLLATSPGLVIAALAVLTVIARPAPGATLNRSQA
- a CDS encoding OprD family porin, with translation MQNLPDGAFAAKSAVPRCVSKPGLSLAMMGLSLCATDLMAEGFVDDSHATLSLRNYYLDRDYKDDGAKTAAREWAQGFILNMESGYTTGTVGFGLDVRGLLGVKLDSAPDRSGTELLPVSSSDKRAADDYSRLAPTAKMRLSQTTVKTGDVSIFLPFAFASPSRLLPQTFRGTTVSSKEIDGLTINTGYIDRINKRDSTSYQAMAIASPNGRFKGAATTSHMAYAGGDYQVTKDLSLRAYHAEVADLYQQDTLALLHKMPLGDGALTTDLRSFFSREDGSAKGGKVDNQNLSGLLGYRLGGQTFSVGYMHSSGDTATPYLSGTELMGMSELTMSSDFLNAKEHTWQAIYDYDFAAVGLMGLKSRLRYVRGDNIDLAALGADDRKEREFQMELSYVIQSGPLKNLGFLARKSIYRNDFPAGAAFRDENQTRFLVLYTLPIW
- a CDS encoding MarR family winged helix-turn-helix transcriptional regulator, with product MAKPAPLADAAPPLDAALDELIGYAMRRAQLKLFQNLIGRLSAHDLRPAQFSALAIIDQNPGLMQADLARALAIEPPQVVPLLNKLEERALAVRVRCKPDKRSYGIFLSKPGETLLKELKQIAAQSDLDATAALDTQEREELLRLLKKVYQE
- a CDS encoding p-hydroxycinnamoyl CoA hydratase/lyase, which gives rise to MSNYEGRWKTVKVEIEEGIAWVILNRPEKRNAMSPTLNREMVDVLETLEQDPAAGVLVLTGAGEAWTAGMDLKEYFREVDAGPEILQEKIRREASQWQWKLLRMYAKPTIAMVNGWCFGGGFSPLVACDLAICADEATFGLSEINWGIPPGNLVSKAMADTVGHRQSLYYIMTGKTFGGQKAAQMGLVNESVPLSQLREVTVELARNLLEKNPVVLRAAKHGFKRCRELTWEQNEDYLYAKLDQSRLLDTEGGREQGMKQFLDDKSIKPGLQSYKR